One part of the Vitis riparia cultivar Riparia Gloire de Montpellier isolate 1030 chromosome 8, EGFV_Vit.rip_1.0, whole genome shotgun sequence genome encodes these proteins:
- the LOC117919561 gene encoding cytochrome P450 71D10-like, with product MKTHDLNFAQRPHLLVTRIVTSDSTDIAFAPYGDYWRQLRKICVIELLSAKRVRSFQLIRKEEVSNLIRFIDPCSRFPIDLREKISSFTFAVISKAALGKEFKEQDSLKSVLEEGTKLASGFCLADVYPSVKWIHLISGMRHKLEKLHDRIDGILQIIVDEHRERMEKSTGELEAEEDFIDVLLKLQQDGDLELPLTDDNIKAVILDIFSGGGATVSTAVEWAMSEMMKNPRVMEKAQAEVRRVFDGQGDVDETGIDELKFLKAVVSETLRLHPPFPLLLPRECREKCKINGYEVPVKTRMTINAWAIGRDPDYWTEAERFYPERFLDSSVDYKGADFGFIPFGAGRRMCPGILFAIPSIELPLAHLLFHFDWELPNGMRHEDLDMTEVHGLSAKRKHSLHLIPIPYNS from the exons ATGAAAACCCACGACCTCAATTTTGCCCAAAGGCCCCATCTTCTTGTTACCAGGATTGTAACTTCTGATTCTACCGACATTGCTTTTGCCCCATATGGTGACTATTGGAGACAACTCCGAAAAATTTGTGTGATAGAACTTCTAAGTGCCAAGCGTGTTAGATCATTCCAGTTGATTAGGAAAGAGGAGGTTTCAAATCTCATCAGATTCATTGACCCTTGCTCAAGATTTCCTATCGATCTTAGGGAGAAAATTTCCTCTTTTACATTTGCCGTGATCTCAAAAGCAGCACTTGGGAAAGAATTCAAAGAACAAGATTCTCTTAAATCGGTTTTGGAGGAAGGTACAAAGCTGGCATCAGGTTTCTGTCTTGCCGATGTGTACCCTTCTGTTAAATGGATTCATCTGATCAGTGGAATGAGGCATAAACTTGAGAAGCTGCATGACAGGATTGATGGAATACTTCAGATTATTGTTGATGAGCACAGAGAGAGAATGGAAAAAAGCACAGGCGAGCTTGAAGCAGAAGAAGACTTCATTGATGTGCTTTTAAAGCTTCAACAGGATGGAGACCTTGAACTTCCCTTAACTGACGACAATATTAAAGCAGTCATCTTG GACATTTTCAGTGGAGGAGGGGCAACAGTATCGACAGCTGTGGAGTGGGCAATGTCGGAAATGATGAAAAACCCAAGAGTCATGGAAAAGGCACAAGCTGAGGTAAGGCGGGTCTTTGATGGACAAGGGGATGTGGATGAAACGGgcattgatgaattaaaattctTAAAGGCGGTAGTCAGTGAAACCTTGAGGCTACACCCTCCTTTCCCATTGTTGCTTCCAAGGGAATGTAGGGAGAAGTGTAAGATTAATGGATATGAGGTACCTGTGAAGACCAGAATGACCATTAATGCATGGGCAATTGGGAGGGATCCTGATTATTGGACTGAAGCTGAGAGATTTTACCCAGAGAGATTCCTTGATAGTTCAGTTGATTACAAGGGTGCTGATTTTGGATTCATCCCATTTGGTGCTGGAAGGAGGATGTGCCCAGGCATATTGTTTGCCATACCCAGCATTGAGCTGCCACTAGCTCATTTACTGTTCCATTTTGACTGGGAACTCCCCAACGGAATGAGGCATGAGGATCTAGACATGACCGAGGTTCATGGCTTATCAGCCAAAAGAAAACACAGTCTGCATTTAATTCCCATTCCTTATAATTCATAG